A genomic stretch from Erwinia sp. E_sp_B01_1 includes:
- the fabA gene encoding bifunctional 3-hydroxydecanoyl-ACP dehydratase/trans-2-decenoyl-ACP isomerase, producing MVDKRESYTKEDLIASGRGELFGAEGPPLPSGNMLMMDRVVKMTEDGGNYGKGFVEAELDINPDLWFFGCHFIGDPVMPGCLGLDAMWQLVGFYLGWLGAEGKGRALGVGEVKFTGQVLPTAKKVSYRIHFKRVINRKLVMGVADGEVLVDGHVIYTATDLKVGLFKDTTAF from the coding sequence ATGGTAGATAAACGCGAATCCTATACAAAAGAAGACCTGATTGCCTCTGGTCGTGGTGAGCTGTTCGGTGCTGAAGGCCCACCGTTGCCTTCCGGCAATATGTTGATGATGGACCGCGTGGTCAAAATGACCGAAGACGGCGGTAACTACGGCAAAGGTTTCGTTGAAGCCGAACTGGATATCAATCCGGACCTGTGGTTCTTCGGCTGTCATTTTATTGGCGACCCGGTAATGCCTGGCTGCCTCGGTCTGGATGCCATGTGGCAGCTGGTTGGCTTTTACCTGGGCTGGTTAGGCGCTGAAGGTAAAGGACGTGCTTTGGGTGTGGGTGAAGTGAAGTTCACCGGCCAGGTATTGCCAACCGCGAAGAAAGTCTCTTACCGCATTCACTTCAAACGCGTGATTAACCGCAAACTGGTGATGGGTGTGGCTGATGGTGAAGTGCTGGTAGACGGTCATGTGATCTACACCGCTACAGATTTGAAAGTGGGTCTGTTTAAAGACACTACAGCTTTCTGA
- the pqiC gene encoding membrane integrity-associated transporter subunit PqiC — translation MMKWIPVALALVLTACSSTPETTYYQLPAVAAASRPASSLSAGTQPAIFVEHVSVPDYLAGNGLVYQSSDVKYVIASNNLWASPLDQQLQQTLVSNLSQALPGSLVSSKPLGQQQDTLNVNVTGFHGRYDGHVVISGDWVLEHQGQVIKRAFALTLPQNEDGYDALVRTLAQGWQQEASQMANVIRGIN, via the coding sequence ATGATGAAATGGATTCCCGTAGCGCTGGCGCTGGTGTTGACTGCCTGTAGCAGTACCCCGGAGACAACTTATTATCAGTTGCCGGCGGTCGCTGCTGCTTCCCGTCCTGCCAGCAGCCTCTCTGCCGGCACTCAACCGGCGATATTCGTAGAGCATGTTTCCGTGCCTGATTACCTGGCCGGAAACGGCCTTGTCTATCAAAGCAGCGACGTGAAGTACGTTATTGCCAGTAATAATCTTTGGGCCAGCCCGCTGGACCAACAGTTACAGCAGACGCTGGTAAGCAATCTGAGTCAGGCGCTGCCTGGCTCCCTGGTCTCGTCCAAACCTCTAGGACAGCAGCAGGATACCCTTAACGTCAACGTCACCGGTTTCCATGGCCGGTACGATGGCCATGTGGTCATCAGCGGAGACTGGGTGCTGGAACATCAGGGGCAGGTGATCAAGCGTGCTTTTGCGCTGACCCTGCCGCAGAACGAAGATGGGTATGATGCTTTAGTCAGAACTTTGGCTCAGGGGTGGCAGCAGGAAGCCAGTCAGATGGCTAATGTGATCCGTGGCATTAATTAA
- the pqiB gene encoding intermembrane transport protein PqiB, which produces MKENNHGVAKVDQIKRWSPVWIIPVVTLLIGAWILFYHFSHQGPLVTLITTNAEGIEGGKTTIKSRSVDVGIVESAVLTDDLHHVEITARLNSGMEKLLKSDSAFWVVKPTIGREGVTGLGTLLSGAYIELQPGNKGEKAEQYELLDSPPLAPPDAKGIRITLDSAKSGQLNAGDPVLFRGYRVGTVETSHFDADKRMMTYQLFVAAPYDRLITTNVRFWKDSGIAVDMSASGMRVEMGSLTTLFSGGVSFDVPDGWELGQVAKNKSEYKLFDDQRSIQDSLYTVHEDFLMFFSDSVRGLQPGAPVEFRGIRLGTVAEVPYKSKEVTQQLDTDYRIPVLIRIEPDRFQSMLGQEFNIDQHLTEGIANGLRASLKSGNLLTGALYIDLDFYKNAKPVTGPVNFAGYKLIPTMSGGLAQIQQKLMDALDKVNNLPLNPLLEQATGTLKQSQQTMRELQKTLDNINQITSSQSMKELPDDMQKTLRELNRSMKGFQPGSPAYSKLVGDMQRLDQVMRELQPVLKTLNSKSNALVFEAKPGQDPQPKRAK; this is translated from the coding sequence TTGAAGGAAAATAATCACGGCGTGGCGAAGGTTGATCAAATCAAACGCTGGTCACCGGTCTGGATCATCCCTGTTGTCACCCTGCTGATCGGGGCATGGATCCTGTTTTATCATTTCAGTCATCAGGGCCCGCTGGTCACGCTGATCACCACCAATGCCGAAGGAATTGAAGGGGGGAAAACCACCATCAAGAGCCGCAGCGTGGACGTTGGTATCGTGGAAAGCGCGGTGCTGACAGACGACCTGCACCATGTCGAGATCACTGCCCGGCTGAACTCCGGCATGGAGAAACTGCTCAAAAGTGACAGCGCCTTCTGGGTGGTCAAACCCACAATTGGCCGAGAGGGGGTCACGGGGCTGGGAACGTTGCTTTCCGGCGCCTATATTGAGTTACAGCCGGGCAACAAAGGCGAAAAGGCAGAGCAGTATGAACTGCTAGACTCACCGCCGCTGGCTCCACCAGACGCTAAAGGTATTCGCATCACTCTGGACAGTGCCAAATCGGGTCAGCTCAACGCCGGCGATCCCGTGCTGTTCCGCGGCTACCGTGTGGGTACAGTCGAGACCAGCCATTTTGATGCTGACAAGCGCATGATGACCTACCAGCTGTTTGTAGCTGCGCCTTACGATCGTCTGATCACTACCAATGTTCGCTTCTGGAAAGACAGTGGCATCGCTGTGGATATGTCGGCTTCAGGTATGCGGGTTGAAATGGGGTCGCTGACTACCCTGTTCAGCGGCGGCGTCAGTTTTGATGTACCTGACGGCTGGGAACTGGGACAGGTTGCCAAAAACAAATCCGAATACAAGTTGTTTGACGATCAGCGCAGCATTCAGGATTCGCTATACACGGTGCATGAAGACTTCCTGATGTTCTTCAGTGACTCTGTTCGTGGCCTGCAACCTGGTGCGCCAGTTGAATTCCGCGGCATCCGTTTAGGTACGGTGGCAGAGGTGCCTTATAAATCTAAGGAAGTCACTCAGCAGCTGGATACCGATTACCGCATACCCGTGCTGATCCGTATCGAACCGGATCGTTTCCAGAGCATGTTGGGACAGGAGTTCAATATTGATCAGCATCTGACAGAGGGTATTGCCAATGGACTCAGGGCTTCCCTGAAGTCGGGTAACCTGCTGACCGGCGCCTTATATATCGATCTCGATTTCTACAAAAATGCTAAACCGGTAACAGGACCTGTTAACTTTGCGGGCTATAAGCTGATCCCTACCATGAGCGGAGGTCTGGCTCAGATTCAGCAGAAGCTGATGGATGCGCTGGATAAAGTGAATAATCTGCCACTGAATCCGCTGCTGGAGCAGGCAACCGGCACGCTGAAACAGAGTCAGCAGACCATGCGTGAACTGCAGAAAACGCTGGATAACATTAACCAGATCACTTCCAGTCAGTCGATGAAAGAGTTGCCTGATGATATGCAGAAAACGCTTCGTGAACTGAACCGCAGTATGAAAGGTTTCCAGCCAGGATCGCCTGCCTACAGTAAACTTGTTGGTGATATGCAGCGACTGGACCAGGTGATGCGGGAACTGCAACCGGTGCTGAAAACGCTGAACAGTAAAAGCAATGCTCTGGTGTTTGAAGCCAAACCCGGACAGGACCCACAGCCGAAGAGGGCTAAATAA
- a CDS encoding Lon protease family protein has protein sequence MTNNRLEWRALQPDTESVQPLFLQASDDTSCFEAVQSRLFNGLSLLLQTPAKLPMMLVKTAENVEYQSLMQDILLSLTEEDKITLQGGHYHVEGMSVSWRPAETLQDNFASTGGIHRADWIEAEELLGCVRIHNNTLTLEPGLVHRANGGTIILSLRTLLAQPILWLRLKQILTRQRFDWHSPDETRPLPVSIPSMPMQFRLVLTGERDVLAEFQEMEPELAALSFYAEFEENIQIVDADDFSLWVKWLLAVAASEGYGPVAEDFWPVLIREAVRYTGDQDTLPLCPLWIGRQLQEAGMYSPDETLNGEQLQTALETRSWREGFLAERMRDEILLDQILIETEGEMVGQINALSVIEFPGHPRAFGEPSRISCVVHVGDGEFMDVERKAELGGNIHAKGMMIMQAWLISELELEQQLPFSASIVFEQSYSEVDGDSASLAELCALISALSSQPLTQQIAVTGSVDQFGRVQPVGGLNEKIEGFFHICHQRTLNGNQGVIIPVSNVRHLSLQQEVVDAVREGKFHIWAVSSVEEALTILTGAEWDKEEGPCLLRSIQERIAQMTQHDGRQRSWPLRWLNWFNQS, from the coding sequence TACAGTCACGCCTGTTCAACGGCCTCAGCCTGTTACTGCAAACACCGGCTAAATTGCCGATGATGCTGGTAAAAACAGCGGAAAACGTTGAATACCAGTCTTTGATGCAGGATATCCTCTTAAGCCTTACGGAAGAAGATAAGATAACGCTTCAGGGAGGCCATTACCACGTTGAAGGTATGTCGGTTAGCTGGCGCCCTGCAGAAACTTTGCAGGATAATTTTGCCAGCACCGGCGGCATTCATCGTGCTGACTGGATTGAAGCTGAAGAGCTGCTGGGCTGTGTCCGGATCCATAACAATACGCTGACGCTGGAACCCGGTCTGGTTCACAGGGCCAACGGCGGCACAATAATCCTTTCGCTGCGGACTTTGCTCGCACAGCCGATCCTCTGGTTGCGACTCAAACAGATCCTGACCAGACAGCGTTTTGACTGGCACTCGCCGGATGAAACCCGCCCCCTGCCGGTCTCTATTCCATCAATGCCCATGCAGTTTCGTCTGGTCCTGACCGGCGAGCGTGATGTGCTGGCAGAATTTCAGGAAATGGAACCAGAACTGGCAGCGCTCAGCTTCTACGCCGAATTTGAAGAGAATATTCAGATTGTGGACGCTGACGATTTCAGTCTGTGGGTGAAGTGGCTGCTTGCCGTTGCGGCGAGCGAAGGCTATGGCCCCGTTGCTGAAGATTTCTGGCCAGTGCTGATCCGCGAAGCCGTGCGCTATACCGGCGATCAGGACACGCTGCCCCTCTGCCCGCTGTGGATTGGCCGTCAGTTACAGGAAGCTGGCATGTACAGCCCGGACGAGACGCTCAATGGCGAGCAGCTTCAGACCGCTCTGGAGACAAGGTCATGGCGTGAAGGTTTTCTTGCTGAACGCATGCGGGATGAAATTCTTCTGGACCAGATTCTTATCGAAACAGAAGGTGAGATGGTTGGTCAGATCAATGCCCTTTCAGTCATTGAATTCCCTGGCCACCCCCGTGCTTTTGGTGAACCTTCCCGTATCAGCTGCGTTGTGCACGTGGGTGACGGGGAGTTTATGGACGTCGAGCGCAAAGCTGAACTGGGTGGCAATATTCATGCGAAAGGCATGATGATTATGCAGGCGTGGCTTATCTCCGAGCTGGAACTTGAGCAGCAGCTGCCCTTCTCCGCTTCGATTGTGTTTGAACAATCCTATTCTGAAGTGGATGGCGACAGCGCCTCACTGGCGGAACTTTGTGCGCTGATCAGCGCCCTCTCCAGCCAGCCACTGACGCAACAAATTGCGGTGACCGGGTCGGTAGATCAGTTTGGCCGGGTACAACCGGTTGGCGGACTGAATGAAAAAATCGAAGGTTTTTTCCACATCTGTCACCAGCGCACGCTCAACGGTAATCAGGGGGTGATTATCCCTGTATCCAACGTTCGCCATCTCTCCTTACAACAGGAAGTGGTGGATGCCGTTCGTGAAGGAAAATTCCATATCTGGGCAGTCAGCAGTGTGGAAGAAGCCCTGACAATCCTGACAGGTGCAGAATGGGACAAGGAGGAAGGTCCTTGTCTGCTAAGATCAATACAGGAGCGCATCGCGCAGATGACACAGCATGATGGGCGTCAGCGGTCGTGGCCGCTGCGCTGGCTTAACTGGTTTAACCAGAGCTGA
- a CDS encoding ABC transporter ATP-binding protein, whose amino-acid sequence MSLISIHGAYLSFSDAPLLDNTELHIEENERVCLVGRNGAGKSTLMKIINREQPLDDGRIIYEQDLVVSRLQQDPPRNVKGSVYDFVAEGVNEQAEYLKAYHAISHLVMTDPSDKNLNEMGRLQSILDHQNLWQLENRIHDVLKQIGLDADAPLSSLSGGWLRKAALGRALVSNPRVLMLDEPTNHLDIETIDWLEGFLKTFQGSIIFISHDRSFIRNMATRIVDLDRGKLVSWPGDYNLYLESKEEALRVEEMQNAEFDRKLAQEEVWIRQGIKARRTRNEGRVRALKALRNERSERREVMGKANMQVEEASRSGKIVFEMENVNYSVGGKQLVRDFSAQVQRGDKIALIGSNGCGKTTLLKLMLDQLKADSGRVHIGTKLEVAYFDQHRAELDPDRTVMDNLAEGKQEVMVNGKPRHVLGYLQEFLFHPKRAMTPVRALSGGERNRLLLARLFLKPSNLLILDEPTNDLDVETLELLEELVDGYQGTVLLVSHDRQFVDNTVTECWIFEGNGEIGAFVGGYHDAQLQRSAYKQSRSQSKAAPVARQENVKSEPEKRAASKLSYNLQRELEQLPQKMEALESQLETLQAKVADGDFFNQPHDVTQPVLDALAEAEQALETAFERWEYLESLKNG is encoded by the coding sequence ATGTCATTAATCAGTATTCATGGTGCGTATCTCTCCTTCAGTGATGCCCCGTTGTTGGATAACACGGAACTGCACATTGAAGAGAATGAGCGGGTCTGTCTGGTAGGTCGTAACGGCGCGGGTAAATCCACGCTGATGAAAATCATTAACCGTGAGCAGCCGCTGGATGATGGCCGCATCATTTATGAGCAGGATCTGGTCGTCTCTCGTCTGCAACAGGATCCACCCCGTAACGTGAAGGGGTCGGTGTATGATTTCGTGGCGGAAGGCGTCAACGAGCAGGCTGAATATCTCAAAGCCTATCATGCCATCTCCCACCTGGTGATGACCGATCCCAGCGATAAAAACCTCAATGAGATGGGCCGCCTGCAATCAATTCTGGATCATCAGAACCTGTGGCAGCTGGAAAACCGTATCCACGATGTGCTGAAGCAGATTGGTCTGGATGCGGATGCGCCGCTCTCTTCCTTATCCGGAGGCTGGTTGCGTAAAGCGGCTCTGGGCCGGGCGCTGGTCAGCAATCCACGCGTACTGATGCTGGATGAGCCAACCAACCACCTGGATATTGAAACGATCGACTGGCTGGAAGGGTTCCTGAAAACGTTCCAGGGCAGCATCATCTTTATTTCCCACGACCGTTCCTTTATCCGCAATATGGCTACCCGTATTGTAGATCTGGACCGTGGCAAGCTGGTTTCCTGGCCGGGTGATTACAACCTGTATCTGGAAAGCAAAGAAGAAGCGCTGCGGGTGGAAGAGATGCAGAACGCTGAATTCGACCGCAAACTGGCGCAGGAAGAAGTCTGGATCCGTCAGGGCATCAAGGCTCGCCGTACGCGTAACGAAGGCCGTGTCCGTGCGCTGAAAGCATTGCGTAATGAGCGTTCAGAACGCCGTGAAGTGATGGGTAAAGCCAATATGCAGGTAGAAGAAGCGAGCCGCTCGGGCAAAATTGTCTTCGAGATGGAAAACGTTAACTACAGCGTGGGTGGCAAGCAACTGGTACGGGATTTCTCAGCCCAGGTGCAACGTGGCGACAAAATCGCCCTGATCGGTTCTAACGGCTGCGGTAAAACCACGCTGCTGAAGCTGATGTTGGATCAGCTGAAAGCAGACAGTGGCCGCGTGCATATCGGGACTAAACTCGAAGTAGCCTATTTCGATCAGCATCGTGCAGAACTGGATCCGGACCGTACGGTAATGGATAACCTGGCAGAGGGTAAGCAGGAAGTGATGGTTAACGGTAAGCCACGCCATGTGCTGGGCTACCTGCAGGAGTTCCTGTTCCATCCTAAACGCGCTATGACACCTGTGCGTGCGCTCTCCGGTGGAGAGCGTAACCGCCTGTTGCTGGCACGTCTGTTCCTGAAGCCAAGCAACCTGCTGATCCTCGATGAACCGACTAACGACCTGGACGTGGAAACGCTGGAGCTGCTGGAAGAGTTGGTCGATGGCTATCAGGGTACCGTGCTGCTGGTCAGCCACGATCGTCAGTTTGTCGACAACACCGTGACTGAATGCTGGATCTTCGAAGGTAACGGAGAAATCGGTGCCTTTGTCGGCGGCTATCACGATGCCCAGTTGCAGCGTTCGGCTTACAAGCAGAGCCGCTCTCAGTCTAAAGCTGCCCCGGTTGCCCGTCAGGAAAATGTAAAATCTGAACCTGAGAAACGTGCAGCCAGTAAGCTAAGCTATAACTTACAGCGCGAGCTGGAGCAGCTGCCGCAAAAAATGGAAGCCCTTGAAAGCCAGCTGGAAACGCTGCAGGCAAAAGTGGCGGATGGCGACTTCTTCAACCAGCCTCATGATGTGACTCAGCCAGTGCTTGATGCATTAGCTGAAGCAGAGCAGGCGCTGGAGACGGCGTTTGAACGCTGGGAATATCTGGAGTCGTTGAAAAACGGCTGA
- the rmf gene encoding ribosome modulation factor produces the protein MKRQKRDRLERAHSRGYQAGITGRSKEMCPYQLIDARSHWLGGWRQAMEDRTATV, from the coding sequence ATGAAGAGACAGAAACGAGATCGGCTCGAACGGGCACATTCAAGAGGCTATCAGGCCGGTATCACCGGACGCTCTAAGGAGATGTGTCCTTATCAGTTAATTGATGCGAGATCTCACTGGTTGGGAGGTTGGCGACAAGCCATGGAGGACAGGACGGCTACGGTGTAA
- the rlmKL gene encoding bifunctional 23S rRNA (guanine(2069)-N(7))-methyltransferase RlmK/23S rRNA (guanine(2445)-N(2))-methyltransferase RlmL: MNSLFASTARGLEELLKSELEAMGAQACQVVQGGVHYQGDDRLMYQSLMWSRLASRILLPLTECGVYSDLDLYLGVQAIDWPAMFGSDKTFAVHFSGLNEVIRNSQYGALKVKDAIVDSFTRKNLPRPDVDREQPDIRVNVWLNKDTASIALDLSGEGLHQRGYRQQAGQAPLKENLAAAIVLRSGWEMGAPLVDPMCGSGTLLIEAAMIASDRAPGLHRPHWGFTGWAKFDEALWREVTSEAQVRAKRGLQETPSRFYGYDNDSRVIERAKANARRAGLADVISFTVQDVLKLTNPLPEGPVGTVLSNPPYGERLDSEPALIALHSQLGRIMKSHFGGWNLSLFSASPELLSCLQLRADRQFKAKNGPLDCVQKNYQLAVNPSAAAGGQVAEDYANRLRKNLKKLEKWARQEGIECYRIYDADLPDYNVAVDRYGDWVVVQEYAPPKTIEPAKARQRLFDVISATLHVLDLPSNKLVLKTRERQKGKSQYQKLGEKGDFFEVSEFNAKMWVNLTDYLDTGLFLDHRIARKMLGQMSRDKDFLNLFAYTGSASVHAGLGGARSTTTVDMSRTYLEWAERNLRLNGLTGRQHRLMQADCLSWMKDANEQFDLIFIDPPTFSNSKRMEESFDVQRDHLGLMKDLQKLLRKGGTIMFSNNKRGFKMDLEGLAGLNLAAQDITAKTQSQDFARNRQIHNCWLITHAGKE; this comes from the coding sequence ATGAATTCTCTGTTTGCCAGTACGGCGCGTGGGCTCGAAGAGCTGTTAAAAAGTGAACTGGAAGCGATGGGGGCGCAAGCCTGCCAGGTCGTCCAGGGCGGCGTACATTATCAGGGTGACGATCGTCTGATGTACCAGAGTCTGATGTGGAGCCGTCTGGCCTCGCGCATCCTTCTGCCGTTGACCGAATGCGGCGTCTACAGCGATCTGGATCTCTATCTGGGCGTGCAGGCAATCGACTGGCCGGCGATGTTCGGCAGTGATAAAACGTTTGCGGTGCATTTCAGCGGCCTCAATGAAGTGATCCGCAACAGCCAGTATGGCGCGTTGAAAGTCAAAGACGCCATTGTGGACAGCTTCACCCGTAAAAACCTGCCGCGTCCGGATGTGGATCGTGAGCAGCCTGATATCCGCGTCAATGTCTGGCTGAACAAAGATACCGCCAGCATTGCACTTGATTTGAGCGGTGAGGGACTTCACCAGCGTGGTTATCGCCAGCAGGCGGGTCAGGCGCCACTGAAAGAGAACCTGGCCGCCGCCATCGTGCTGCGCTCGGGCTGGGAAATGGGTGCGCCGCTGGTCGATCCTATGTGTGGTTCCGGCACGCTGCTGATTGAAGCCGCAATGATCGCCAGCGACCGGGCGCCGGGTCTGCATCGTCCACACTGGGGTTTTACCGGCTGGGCTAAATTTGATGAGGCGTTGTGGCGTGAAGTCACCAGTGAAGCACAGGTTCGCGCAAAGCGTGGTTTACAGGAAACCCCCTCCCGCTTCTATGGCTACGATAATGATTCGCGGGTGATTGAGCGTGCTAAAGCGAACGCCCGTCGCGCCGGTCTTGCTGATGTCATTAGCTTCACCGTACAGGATGTGCTTAAGCTGACCAATCCGCTGCCAGAGGGGCCAGTCGGCACCGTGCTGAGCAACCCTCCCTATGGTGAGCGTCTGGACAGCGAGCCGGCACTGATTGCGTTGCACAGCCAGCTGGGCCGCATCATGAAGAGTCACTTCGGTGGCTGGAACCTTTCGCTGTTCAGCGCCTCACCAGAGCTGCTGAGCTGCCTGCAGCTGCGTGCCGATCGCCAGTTCAAGGCGAAAAATGGCCCGCTGGACTGTGTGCAGAAAAACTATCAGCTGGCGGTGAATCCATCCGCAGCGGCGGGTGGCCAGGTAGCCGAAGATTATGCAAACCGCTTGCGTAAAAATCTCAAGAAGCTGGAGAAGTGGGCCCGGCAGGAAGGGATAGAGTGCTACCGGATTTATGACGCGGATCTGCCTGATTACAACGTAGCGGTGGATCGCTACGGTGACTGGGTAGTGGTGCAGGAGTACGCGCCGCCGAAAACCATCGAGCCGGCTAAAGCCCGCCAGCGTCTGTTTGACGTTATTTCAGCCACGCTTCACGTGCTGGATTTGCCGTCCAACAAGCTGGTGCTGAAGACCCGCGAACGACAGAAAGGCAAAAGCCAGTATCAGAAGCTGGGTGAGAAGGGTGACTTCTTCGAAGTTTCCGAATTCAATGCCAAAATGTGGGTGAATCTCACCGATTATCTGGATACGGGGCTGTTCCTGGATCACCGTATTGCCCGCAAAATGCTGGGCCAGATGAGCCGTGATAAAGATTTTCTTAACCTGTTTGCCTATACCGGCAGTGCCAGCGTGCACGCGGGGCTGGGCGGCGCCCGCAGTACCACCACGGTAGATATGTCGCGTACCTATCTGGAGTGGGCAGAGCGTAACCTGCGCCTTAACGGCCTGACCGGTCGTCAGCACCGTCTGATGCAGGCCGACTGCCTGAGCTGGATGAAGGACGCCAACGAACAGTTCGATCTGATCTTTATCGATCCGCCTACGTTCTCAAATTCCAAGCGAATGGAAGAGAGTTTTGACGTTCAGCGGGATCATTTAGGCCTGATGAAAGACTTACAAAAGCTGCTGCGTAAAGGCGGCACTATTATGTTCTCCAACAACAAACGCGGTTTCAAAATGGACCTTGAGGGTCTGGCCGGGTTGAATCTTGCTGCGCAGGATATCACCGCCAAAACTCAGTCTCAGGATTTTGCCCGCAACCGTCAAATACATAACTGCTGGCTGATTACTCACGCCGGTAAGGAATAA
- the pqiA gene encoding membrane integrity-associated transporter subunit PqiA: protein MCSSHHADQWMLCPQCDLMTQLPELKPGSKASCPRCSTTLTASWVEPQRRPTGYALAALFMLVLANLFPFVNMHVAGMSSEISLLRIPQVMVSEDYSSLATLFMVFVQVVPAICMVAIILLVNPVTLPLPLKRAMSRVLFQIKTWGMAEIFLAGVLVSFVKLMAYGDIGIGTSFIPWCLFCVLQLRAFQCVDRRWLWNRITPMPLLPAKPVPAITGLHQGLRSCRCCTAILPADRLVCPRCGTRGHARRRHSLQWTMALLLTSVLLYIPANLMPIMITEALGSKITSTIMAGVILLWSEGSYPVALVIFIASIMVPSLKMLAIGWLCWDANSKGEAHHDSERMHKIYEVVEFVGRWSMIDVFVIAVLSALVRMGQLMNIYPAAGALLFAIVVILTMFAAITFDPRLTWDRVREKSLEEPSIEGK from the coding sequence ATGTGTTCATCGCACCACGCTGACCAATGGATGCTTTGCCCGCAGTGTGACCTGATGACACAGTTGCCAGAACTGAAACCGGGCAGCAAAGCCAGCTGCCCGCGTTGCAGTACCACGTTGACCGCCAGCTGGGTGGAGCCGCAGAGGCGGCCCACCGGGTATGCGCTGGCTGCGCTGTTTATGCTGGTTCTGGCTAACCTGTTCCCGTTCGTCAATATGCACGTGGCGGGGATGAGTAGCGAAATTTCCCTGCTGCGCATCCCGCAGGTGATGGTTTCTGAAGACTACAGCAGTCTGGCAACCCTGTTTATGGTGTTTGTCCAGGTGGTGCCAGCCATCTGCATGGTGGCCATTATCCTGCTGGTCAATCCTGTCACCTTGCCTTTGCCGCTAAAGCGTGCAATGTCCCGCGTCCTGTTCCAGATTAAAACCTGGGGCATGGCAGAGATTTTTCTGGCAGGCGTGCTGGTCAGCTTCGTCAAACTCATGGCTTATGGCGATATTGGCATCGGCACCAGCTTTATCCCGTGGTGTCTCTTCTGCGTTCTTCAACTCAGAGCTTTTCAGTGTGTGGATCGCCGCTGGCTCTGGAATCGCATCACCCCAATGCCGCTACTCCCCGCTAAACCGGTTCCGGCAATCACCGGTTTACATCAGGGCCTGCGTTCCTGCCGGTGCTGCACTGCAATTCTTCCTGCCGATCGCCTTGTCTGCCCGCGCTGCGGCACGCGTGGCCATGCGCGTCGGAGACACAGCCTGCAGTGGACGATGGCCTTGCTGTTAACCTCTGTGCTGCTCTATATCCCGGCGAATCTGATGCCAATCATGATCACTGAAGCCCTGGGTTCAAAAATCACCTCAACAATCATGGCAGGCGTAATCCTGCTGTGGAGCGAAGGTTCCTACCCGGTCGCTTTGGTGATCTTTATCGCCAGTATCATGGTGCCTTCGTTGAAAATGCTGGCGATTGGCTGGCTGTGCTGGGATGCCAACAGCAAAGGAGAGGCGCATCATGACAGTGAAAGGATGCACAAAATTTATGAGGTCGTAGAGTTCGTTGGCCGCTGGTCGATGATAGACGTGTTTGTTATTGCTGTCCTTTCTGCGCTGGTGCGAATGGGGCAACTGATGAATATTTATCCCGCGGCGGGGGCGCTGCTGTTTGCCATTGTAGTTATTCTGACTATGTTTGCAGCCATCACCTTTGACCCTCGCCTGACATGGGATCGTGTACGTGAAAAAAGTCTTGAGGAGCCAAGCATTGAAGGAAAATAA